The Selenihalanaerobacter shriftii genome contains a region encoding:
- a CDS encoding NAD(P)-dependent malic enzyme, translating to MRNEALKLHKKLLGKIEVNNKIDVKDKRDLSLVYSPGVAEPCREIFKNKETVYEYTSKGNTVAIVTDGSAVLGLGNIGPEAALPVMEGKSVLLKKFAGVNTVPICLSTQESDEIVNIIKNISATYGAILLEDIAAPRCIEIEERLKEELDIPVFHDDQHGTAIVTMAGLINAAKLVNKDLKEIKVVVNGIGAAGSSITKLLLEAGIKEVILCDKEGILNPGTQDLTDKQIELAEQTNPNGEEGGLDVAIKDADVFIGVSVGNILTKDMLESMGDDSIIFAMANPDPEVKPDLAKEAGSRIVGTGRSDYPNQVNNLLAFPGVFKGLLSARATDITDDMKLKVAYAIAKIAEDNGLNDDYIIPDPFDKEVVNRVANTISKLAREKGLIR from the coding sequence ATGAGAAATGAAGCTTTAAAATTACATAAAAAATTATTAGGTAAAATAGAAGTCAATAATAAAATAGATGTAAAAGATAAGAGAGATTTAAGTTTAGTGTATTCACCAGGAGTTGCTGAGCCGTGTAGAGAGATATTTAAAAACAAAGAGACTGTTTATGAGTATACATCGAAAGGGAATACAGTAGCAATTGTTACCGATGGTTCAGCTGTATTAGGATTGGGTAATATCGGTCCTGAAGCAGCATTACCAGTGATGGAAGGAAAATCAGTCTTACTTAAGAAGTTTGCCGGAGTAAATACTGTTCCTATTTGTTTATCAACCCAAGAGTCAGATGAGATAGTTAACATAATTAAGAATATCTCTGCAACTTATGGAGCGATTCTTTTAGAAGATATAGCAGCCCCAAGATGTATTGAGATTGAAGAAAGATTAAAGGAAGAATTAGATATTCCAGTATTCCATGATGACCAACATGGAACAGCTATTGTCACCATGGCTGGATTAATTAATGCCGCCAAGTTAGTTAATAAAGATTTAAAAGAGATTAAAGTAGTAGTTAATGGAATTGGGGCTGCCGGTAGTTCAATTACTAAGTTGTTATTAGAAGCAGGAATTAAAGAGGTTATATTATGTGATAAAGAGGGAATTTTAAATCCAGGAACTCAAGATTTAACAGATAAACAGATTGAGTTAGCTGAACAAACTAATCCTAATGGAGAAGAAGGTGGATTAGATGTTGCAATTAAAGATGCTGATGTTTTCATTGGAGTCTCTGTTGGTAATATATTAACCAAGGATATGCTAGAAAGCATGGGTGATGATTCTATTATCTTTGCCATGGCTAATCCTGATCCTGAGGTTAAACCAGATTTAGCTAAGGAAGCAGGAAGTAGAATAGTTGGAACTGGACGTTCAGATTACCCTAATCAGGTTAATAATTTATTAGCTTTTCCTGGAGTATTTAAAGGTTTATTAAGTGCTAGGGCTACAGATATTACTGATGATATGAAACTAAAAGTAGCATATGCTATAGCTAAAATTGCTGAAGATAATGGACTTAATGATGATTATATAATTCCAGATCCTTTTGATAAAGAAGTTGTTAATCGGGTTGCTAACACCATTAGTAAATTAGCTAGAGAAAAAGGACTAATAAGATAA
- a CDS encoding Fe-S-containing hydro-lyase encodes MSEIEIETPLTEKQVRDLKAGDKVLLSGIVYTARDAAHARLIAALEAGDELPMEIEGQVIYYVGPCPAKPGKPIGSAGPTTSYRMDSFAPTLIEEGLRGMIGKGDRNQKVIDSMKEEGAVYFGAIGGTAALIAQRIKEAEVIAYDDLGTEAVRKLRVEDLPVIVVIDSEGNSLYKRD; translated from the coding sequence ATGAGTGAGATTGAAATAGAAACTCCCTTAACAGAAAAGCAGGTTAGAGATTTAAAGGCTGGAGATAAAGTGCTTTTGTCAGGAATAGTTTATACTGCTCGAGATGCAGCCCATGCTCGGCTAATTGCTGCTCTAGAAGCAGGAGATGAACTGCCTATGGAGATAGAAGGACAGGTGATTTATTATGTAGGACCATGTCCAGCTAAACCAGGAAAACCGATTGGGTCAGCAGGTCCAACTACTAGTTATAGGATGGATTCTTTTGCTCCTACATTAATTGAAGAAGGATTAAGAGGTATGATTGGTAAAGGAGATAGAAATCAAAAAGTAATAGACTCTATGAAAGAAGAAGGTGCAGTTTACTTTGGTGCCATCGGTGGTACAGCTGCATTAATAGCCCAGCGGATAAAAGAAGCTGAGGTAATTGCTTATGATGATCTTGGTACAGAGGCTGTTAGAAAATTAAGAGTAGAAGATTTACCGGTGATTGTAGTAATTGATAGTGAAGGTAATAGTTTATATAAGCGGGATTAA
- a CDS encoding M20/M25/M40 family metallo-hydrolase, whose protein sequence is MEIEAVLDFINAKIDRIIEETIEISQISAPTFQEEKRANHIQQKLEEFGATKIRKDEVGNVIASYRVDPTASTVMIAAHLDTVFNEEVDLQVTREDPIVAAPGICDNSLGLEGLLVVAKVLNKFNIELGYNLILAATVGEEGLGNLKGMTQLMEDYEEKVDEVIALEGDGLGRVTNQAIGSSRWRVKFKATGGHSWSDFGQPSAIHTMSKAIAALNDFKLPNNKKTTYNVGKVSGGRTINTIAQEAEMLWEVRSLESNYLEQVVKEFKDIIKGIANKDKVKTEFELIGERPAGRISSEHELIKIISQTHKELGIESKYEAASTDGNLPLNLGIPAVTIGLTRGDNIHREDEYMEIEPVKLGLKQLLLIIDKLNNRGEINEED, encoded by the coding sequence ATGGAGATAGAAGCTGTTTTAGACTTTATTAATGCAAAGATAGATAGAATTATTGAAGAGACAATAGAAATTAGTCAAATTTCTGCCCCTACTTTTCAAGAAGAAAAGAGAGCTAATCATATTCAACAAAAGTTAGAAGAATTTGGAGCTACTAAGATTAGAAAAGATGAAGTAGGCAATGTTATTGCATCTTATAGAGTAGACCCTACTGCATCTACTGTTATGATAGCTGCTCACTTGGATACAGTATTTAATGAAGAAGTAGACTTGCAAGTGACAAGAGAGGATCCCATAGTAGCAGCACCAGGGATTTGTGACAATAGTTTGGGGCTAGAAGGATTATTAGTAGTGGCGAAAGTTTTGAATAAATTTAATATTGAATTGGGTTATAATTTGATTTTGGCAGCTACAGTTGGTGAAGAGGGACTTGGTAATTTAAAAGGGATGACCCAATTGATGGAAGATTATGAGGAAAAGGTAGATGAGGTAATTGCTTTAGAAGGAGATGGGTTAGGTAGGGTTACTAATCAAGCAATTGGAAGTAGTCGTTGGCGAGTCAAATTTAAAGCAACAGGCGGTCATAGCTGGAGTGATTTTGGTCAACCTAGTGCGATTCATACTATGTCTAAAGCAATTGCAGCTTTAAATGATTTTAAATTACCTAATAATAAAAAGACCACATATAACGTAGGAAAAGTTAGTGGTGGGAGAACAATTAATACTATTGCTCAAGAGGCTGAAATGTTATGGGAGGTTAGGTCATTAGAATCTAATTATTTAGAGCAAGTAGTGAAAGAATTTAAAGATATTATTAAAGGTATTGCTAATAAAGATAAAGTAAAAACTGAATTTGAATTAATAGGAGAAAGACCGGCAGGGAGAATTTCTAGTGAGCATGAATTAATAAAAATAATATCACAGACTCATAAAGAGTTGGGTATTGAATCTAAGTATGAAGCGGCTAGTACCGATGGAAATTTACCATTAAATTTAGGTATTCCTGCTGTAACTATTGGATTAACCCGGGGAGATAATATTCATCGAGAAGATGAGTATATGGAAATAGAGCCAGTAAAGTTAGGTTTAAAACAGTTGTTGTTAATTATTGATAAGCTAAATAACAGAGGTGAAATTAATGAAGAAGATTAA
- a CDS encoding fumarate hydratase, which yields MTVHVDEITEAVAEMCMKANFELGDDIINGYQQALKREESPIAKEILERLLENAEIAKNEKMPICQDTGMTVIFVEVGQDLQIEGGELSTAINEGVRRGYEEGYLRKSVVAGPLERINTGDNTPAVIHTEIVPGDKLKLTVAPKGFGSENMSQIKMLKPADGVEGVKDFVLQVVKEAGPNPCPPIVVGVGIGGTFEKAALLAKKSLLRPIGEHNDRESILDLEIELLEKINELDIGPQGFGGKTTALAVNIETYPTHIAGLPVAVNINCHVTRHKERVLG from the coding sequence ATGACAGTTCATGTAGATGAGATTACTGAAGCTGTAGCCGAGATGTGTATGAAGGCTAATTTTGAATTAGGTGATGATATTATTAATGGTTATCAGCAGGCTCTTAAGAGAGAAGAATCACCAATAGCAAAAGAGATTTTAGAACGTTTATTGGAAAATGCAGAGATTGCTAAAAACGAAAAAATGCCTATCTGTCAAGATACAGGGATGACTGTAATCTTTGTAGAAGTGGGACAAGACCTTCAAATAGAAGGTGGAGAGCTGTCCACAGCTATTAACGAAGGAGTTAGACGTGGTTATGAAGAAGGGTATTTACGCAAGTCAGTGGTAGCGGGACCTTTAGAAAGAATTAATACTGGAGATAATACACCAGCGGTTATACATACTGAAATAGTTCCTGGAGATAAATTAAAACTTACTGTAGCTCCTAAAGGTTTTGGCAGTGAAAATATGAGTCAGATCAAAATGTTAAAACCAGCAGATGGTGTAGAAGGAGTTAAAGACTTTGTTTTACAAGTGGTCAAAGAGGCTGGACCTAATCCTTGTCCACCAATTGTGGTGGGAGTAGGGATTGGTGGCACATTTGAAAAGGCTGCCTTATTAGCTAAGAAGTCACTCTTACGACCTATAGGAGAACATAATGACAGAGAAAGTATATTAGATTTAGAGATAGAGCTATTAGAAAAAATAAATGAATTAGATATTGGGCCTCAAGGTTTTGGGGGAAAAACTACAGCTTTAGCAGTTAATATTGAAACTTATCCAACCCATATTGCTGGATTACCAGTAGCGGTTAATATTAATTGTCATGTAACTAGACATAAAGAAAGAGTTTTAGGCTAA
- a CDS encoding acyclic terpene utilization AtuA family protein has translation MKELKILSPTAILGYGFPVDSFERGLEKEPDLIAVDAGSTDPGPYYLGAGVSFTDRKAVKRDLELMIEAGQQRDIPVILGTAGGAGGAPHLEWCTEIVKEIAQEQNLSFKLATIQSEQDKDLILDIFKKDGVSPLAPVEETNEAEIKASTRIVGQMGVEPIIKALDEGSEVIVAGRAYDPTVFAAYCIREGFPAGLALHMGKIMECASIAANPGSGSDCMFGTLREDHFLLEPLNHERKCTTTSVAAHTLYEKANPFKLHGPGGIIDLSETEFEEYDERTVKVSGSKFIESDEYTIKLEGAKEVGYRTLSIAGTRDPIMIEKLDHIIEVVRDTVRDNFDDLSEDDYDLIFRVYGQNGVMGDLEPEPEVLSHEVGIILEVVANTQELANTICSFARSTMLHYGYPGRVATAGNLAFPYSPSDLKAGVVYEFNLYHLIKVDDPCELFPIKIEEI, from the coding sequence ATGAAGGAATTAAAAATTCTATCTCCCACAGCAATATTAGGGTATGGATTTCCGGTTGATTCGTTTGAAAGAGGTTTAGAGAAAGAACCGGATTTAATAGCAGTAGATGCAGGTTCTACGGACCCTGGTCCTTATTATTTAGGAGCAGGAGTATCTTTTACTGATCGAAAAGCCGTTAAACGAGATTTAGAATTGATGATTGAAGCAGGTCAACAAAGAGATATACCAGTTATTCTAGGTACTGCCGGTGGAGCAGGAGGTGCACCTCATTTGGAATGGTGTACTGAGATAGTAAAAGAAATAGCTCAGGAGCAGAATTTAAGTTTTAAATTAGCAACTATTCAGTCTGAACAAGATAAAGACTTAATATTAGATATCTTTAAAAAAGATGGAGTTTCTCCATTGGCACCAGTCGAAGAAACGAATGAAGCAGAGATAAAAGCTAGTACTAGAATTGTTGGACAGATGGGGGTAGAACCTATTATCAAAGCTTTAGATGAAGGCTCTGAAGTAATTGTAGCCGGTAGAGCTTATGATCCTACAGTTTTTGCAGCTTACTGCATTAGAGAAGGATTCCCAGCGGGCTTAGCATTACATATGGGCAAAATTATGGAGTGTGCTTCAATAGCTGCTAATCCAGGTAGCGGTAGTGATTGTATGTTTGGAACGTTAAGAGAAGATCATTTTCTGTTAGAGCCGTTAAATCATGAACGAAAATGTACAACTACTTCTGTAGCTGCTCATACTCTTTATGAAAAAGCTAATCCGTTTAAATTACATGGGCCTGGTGGAATTATTGACCTTTCAGAGACAGAATTTGAAGAATATGATGAGCGAACTGTAAAAGTAAGCGGAAGTAAATTCATTGAAAGTGATGAATATACAATTAAATTAGAGGGAGCTAAAGAAGTAGGGTATCGGACATTATCTATTGCGGGAACTAGAGATCCAATTATGATTGAGAAGCTAGATCATATAATAGAGGTTGTTAGAGATACAGTTAGAGATAATTTTGATGACTTATCTGAAGATGATTATGATTTGATCTTTAGAGTATATGGCCAAAATGGAGTAATGGGGGATTTAGAACCAGAACCGGAGGTTTTATCTCATGAAGTAGGAATTATTCTTGAAGTTGTGGCTAATACTCAAGAGTTAGCCAATACAATATGTAGTTTTGCTAGATCAACTATGTTACATTATGGATATCCTGGAAGAGTAGCTACTGCTGGTAATCTGGCATTTCCGTATTCACCATCAGACCTTAAAGCCGGTGTAGTGTATGAATTTAATCTTTATCATTTAATTAAGGTAGATGATCCATGTGAGTTATTCCCAATAAAAATAGAGGAAATATAA
- a CDS encoding DUF4387 domain-containing protein, translating to MPKTKNIRELVDVIRSKNAGPYELTFDFIFKSFEIYEEVKSSGVINEELIAELYDIKLEDVISVINYDPAKAIKATIVRPFSSGAIGETDVYGAQQHAPLLKIEIPWD from the coding sequence ATGCCAAAGACTAAGAATATCAGAGAGTTAGTAGATGTAATTAGAAGTAAGAATGCAGGTCCTTATGAGTTGACATTTGATTTTATATTTAAGAGTTTTGAGATTTATGAAGAAGTTAAATCATCAGGAGTAATTAATGAAGAATTAATAGCTGAATTATATGATATTAAATTAGAGGATGTAATTTCAGTAATAAATTATGATCCTGCAAAGGCTATTAAGGCGACTATTGTTCGACCATTCTCTTCAGGAGCTATCGGTGAAACCGATGTATATGGTGCTCAACAACATGCTCCACTTTTAAAAATTGAAATACCATGGGATTAA
- a CDS encoding asparaginase, producing the protein MKKIKLISTGGTIAMGENKEGKLIPKFTGKELIESIPELEEMCEVEVNEFCNIDSSQMTPERMFKLAQLVKEEIRNSDIDGIVITHGTDTLQETAYMLNVLIDSSKPVIITGAMRGATELGSDGSANIYQAFKVAVKEKSKDQGVLVVLNNEIHTAHLLTKRHTTNLAAFRSTNSGRLGEVTKEEVNYFYKTMPPKNIKTDAINTKVAFVKIVSGFNSTIIDMLVSNNEFDGLIIEAFGSGTIPNYILPSLERALNKGMKVVLTSRCLEGKVHNTYAAAGGDKDLEEMGVIFSDGISGPKARIKLMLLLGGDYKDEEICDFFKEA; encoded by the coding sequence ATGAAGAAGATTAAATTAATCTCAACCGGTGGAACTATTGCTATGGGTGAAAATAAAGAAGGAAAGCTGATCCCCAAATTTACTGGCAAAGAGTTAATTGAAAGTATTCCTGAATTAGAAGAAATGTGTGAGGTTGAAGTTAATGAGTTTTGTAATATTGATAGTTCTCAAATGACACCTGAGAGAATGTTTAAACTGGCTCAATTAGTTAAAGAAGAAATTCGTAATTCTGATATAGATGGGATTGTAATTACTCACGGAACAGATACTTTACAAGAAACGGCTTATATGTTAAATGTGCTTATTGATAGCTCTAAGCCTGTGATTATTACTGGAGCTATGCGAGGGGCTACAGAGTTAGGTAGTGATGGTAGTGCTAATATATACCAGGCTTTCAAAGTTGCAGTTAAAGAAAAGAGTAAGGATCAAGGAGTCTTAGTAGTTCTTAATAATGAGATTCATACTGCTCACTTATTAACTAAGAGGCATACTACCAATTTAGCAGCTTTTCGTTCAACAAATAGTGGTAGATTAGGAGAAGTGACTAAAGAAGAAGTGAATTATTTTTATAAAACAATGCCTCCTAAAAATATTAAGACAGATGCAATTAATACTAAAGTGGCTTTTGTTAAAATAGTATCAGGATTTAACAGTACAATAATAGATATGTTAGTCAGTAATAATGAGTTTGATGGTTTGATTATTGAAGCTTTTGGTTCGGGTACAATTCCTAATTATATTCTACCAAGTCTAGAAAGAGCACTTAATAAAGGTATGAAGGTTGTTTTAACATCAAGATGTTTAGAAGGGAAAGTCCATAATACATATGCTGCTGCAGGAGGCGATAAAGACTTAGAAGAGATGGGAGTTATTTTTAGTGATGGTATTAGTGGACCAAAAGCTAGAATAAAATTAATGTTACTCTTAGGAGGAGATTATAAAGACGAAGAAATATGTGATTTTTTTAAAGAAGCATAG
- a CDS encoding sigma-54 interaction domain-containing protein yields MSKKKELAIITMSEATNHLFKEQLTEVLKDKVNIVGYVINDLEEVVQVDLILSTNSLNGKVNKYVSKDSEVVFARRSLDISSLEKLIKISTGKQVLLVNNTKLAAQETETILKEAGIDHIELILSYPGKEVDDEIKLAITPEEVEYVPEGVEQIIDIGSRVLDLTTIVEVLIKLNLLDEKANLLVSKHIRQLVKLNKELDTNIKKVEKANKMLETVINHVHDGIIYINKREEVEVFNQMAEDFFEIKAEDVINKNVVDKVPNTKLHQVLRTGLEDINALQNVGDKKIVTTRVLVKQDEAIIGALATFKDITEVKKLEQNLRKKLKDKGHIAKYRFNDIIGESEAINKAIKKAKNLAKSESTILIQGESGTGKELFAQAIHNYSNRAEASFVAINCAAIPESLLESELFGYEDGAFTGAKKGGRPGVFEQAHTGTIFLDEIGDMPLNIQTRLLRVLQEKEVMRIGATKVAPIDIRVIAATNKDLKRLINENKFREDLYYRLNVLPLEIPNLNNRREDIPLLINFFLQRFNREDLVITKGTMSKLYNYNWEGNIRELENCVEYITQTCNNKVRLDALPPYLKNNHRINDGDLDELEKIKVDLKELGDIIEYKLILNELYLAKQLDEHIGRREIAKSAKINEVQLSSQMVRSRLKKLEKQGLVKIGRGRQGTEITDKGIQILKKLNS; encoded by the coding sequence ATGTCAAAGAAGAAAGAATTAGCAATTATAACTATGAGTGAAGCAACAAATCATCTTTTTAAAGAGCAGTTAACTGAGGTATTAAAAGATAAAGTAAATATTGTAGGGTATGTAATTAATGATTTAGAAGAAGTTGTTCAAGTAGATTTAATCTTATCAACCAATTCATTAAATGGGAAGGTAAATAAATATGTTTCAAAGGATAGTGAAGTTGTTTTTGCTAGAAGATCATTAGATATCTCTTCTTTAGAAAAGCTAATTAAAATATCTACAGGTAAGCAGGTATTATTAGTCAATAATACTAAGTTAGCAGCTCAGGAGACAGAGACGATCTTAAAAGAGGCAGGAATTGATCATATAGAGTTGATTCTTTCTTATCCGGGCAAAGAAGTAGATGATGAAATAAAACTAGCTATTACACCTGAAGAGGTCGAATATGTCCCAGAAGGTGTTGAACAAATTATTGATATTGGAAGTAGAGTTTTAGATTTAACAACAATTGTAGAGGTGCTAATTAAACTAAATCTATTAGATGAAAAGGCTAACTTATTAGTTTCTAAACATATCAGACAATTGGTTAAACTAAATAAAGAATTAGATACCAATATAAAAAAGGTTGAAAAAGCAAACAAAATGTTAGAGACAGTAATTAATCATGTTCATGATGGTATAATTTATATTAATAAAAGAGAAGAAGTAGAAGTCTTTAATCAAATGGCTGAAGATTTTTTTGAAATTAAAGCAGAAGATGTAATTAATAAGAATGTAGTAGACAAGGTTCCTAATACTAAACTTCATCAGGTTTTAAGAACAGGCCTTGAGGATATAAATGCTTTACAGAATGTTGGGGATAAAAAGATAGTAACTACTAGGGTTCTTGTAAAGCAAGACGAAGCGATTATTGGGGCTTTAGCTACTTTTAAAGATATAACGGAAGTAAAAAAGTTAGAACAGAATCTAAGAAAGAAATTAAAAGATAAAGGACATATTGCTAAATATAGATTTAACGACATAATAGGTGAGAGTGAAGCAATAAATAAGGCTATCAAGAAAGCAAAGAATTTAGCTAAAAGTGAATCTACGATTCTCATTCAAGGGGAAAGTGGAACCGGTAAGGAATTATTTGCTCAAGCAATTCATAATTATTCAAATCGAGCAGAAGCATCATTTGTGGCCATTAATTGTGCTGCAATACCTGAAAGTTTATTAGAAAGTGAGTTATTTGGATATGAGGATGGTGCATTTACTGGAGCTAAAAAAGGTGGAAGACCAGGAGTTTTCGAACAAGCTCATACAGGTACTATCTTTTTAGATGAGATTGGAGATATGCCTTTAAATATTCAAACTAGGCTCTTGAGAGTATTACAAGAGAAAGAAGTGATGCGTATAGGAGCTACTAAAGTGGCACCTATAGATATTAGAGTAATAGCTGCTACTAATAAAGACTTAAAAAGATTAATTAATGAAAATAAATTTAGAGAAGATTTATATTATAGATTAAATGTCCTTCCTTTAGAAATACCTAACTTAAATAATAGAAGAGAAGATATTCCATTATTAATTAACTTCTTTTTGCAAAGGTTTAATAGAGAAGATTTAGTGATAACTAAAGGGACTATGAGTAAATTATATAATTATAATTGGGAGGGAAATATTAGAGAGTTAGAAAATTGTGTAGAATATATTACACAAACATGTAATAATAAGGTAAGGTTAGATGCTTTACCACCATACCTTAAGAATAATCATAGAATCAATGATGGGGATTTAGATGAACTTGAGAAAATTAAAGTTGATTTAAAGGAATTAGGGGATATAATTGAATATAAACTTATTTTAAATGAACTTTATTTAGCTAAACAGTTAGATGAACATATAGGTAGACGTGAGATAGCTAAGAGTGCAAAAATTAATGAAGTTCAACTTTCATCACAAATGGTAAGAAGCAGATTGAAAAAATTAGAAAAACAGGGTTTAGTTAAGATTGGTAGAGGAAGACAAGGAACTGAAATTACGGATAAAGGAATACAGATTTTAAAGAAGCTAAATAGTTAA
- a CDS encoding aspartate ammonia-lyase, which translates to MARIEKDFLGEKEIADNSYYGIQSMRAAENFKITGISIHPKLVHAIGMVKVAAATSNMKLGYLNREKGKAIIEAAKEVQKGKFDSEIIVDAIQGGAGTSINMNINEVIANRALEILDDTKGNYERVHPNTDVNMAQSTNDVVPTAIRIATIEQLNSLLSALSLLSIRFREKEVEFDGIIKMGRTHLQDAIPIRLGQEFGAYRKVIERNINRIKNVMNELKEVNLGATAIGTSLNAEPKYIELVIKELRKVTGLGLKSIKDFIDGTQNTDIIVEVSGRLKTLASSLSKVANDLRLLSSGPRTGLNEINLPAVQPGSSIMPGKVNPVMAEVVNQVSFQVMGNDQTITLASEAGQLELNVMGPVMAFNLLQSTDILTNASELFAERCIKGITVNRERCEELLHHSIGIITAINPHIGYDKASQIAKKALKEDRSVKEVALEEGVLSEEEASNILDPIEMTEPGIAGKESLKKEA; encoded by the coding sequence GTGGCAAGAATTGAAAAAGATTTCTTAGGGGAAAAAGAAATAGCTGATAATAGTTATTATGGTATTCAAAGTATGAGGGCAGCAGAAAACTTTAAGATTACTGGGATTTCAATTCACCCAAAGTTAGTTCATGCTATTGGGATGGTAAAGGTTGCTGCGGCTACAAGTAATATGAAGTTAGGGTATCTAAATCGTGAAAAGGGAAAAGCTATTATTGAAGCTGCTAAAGAAGTACAAAAAGGTAAATTTGATAGTGAGATTATTGTAGATGCCATTCAAGGCGGAGCTGGAACTTCAATTAATATGAATATTAATGAAGTAATTGCTAATCGAGCTTTAGAGATTTTAGATGATACAAAAGGAAACTACGAAAGAGTACATCCAAATACAGATGTCAATATGGCCCAATCTACTAATGACGTAGTACCAACAGCAATTAGAATTGCTACTATTGAACAACTTAATAGCCTACTTTCTGCTCTTTCATTGTTAAGCATAAGGTTTAGAGAGAAGGAAGTTGAATTTGATGGTATAATTAAGATGGGACGAACACATTTACAAGATGCGATCCCAATTAGATTAGGTCAAGAGTTTGGTGCCTATAGAAAAGTAATTGAGAGAAATATTAATAGAATCAAGAATGTAATGAATGAATTAAAAGAAGTAAATTTAGGAGCTACAGCTATAGGAACTAGTTTAAATGCAGAACCTAAGTATATAGAATTAGTTATAAAGGAATTAAGAAAAGTTACTGGGTTAGGTCTTAAATCTATAAAGGATTTTATTGATGGAACCCAGAATACAGATATAATAGTTGAGGTTTCTGGAAGGTTAAAGACATTAGCCAGTAGTCTGTCGAAAGTTGCTAATGATTTAAGGTTATTAAGTTCAGGGCCTAGAACAGGATTAAATGAAATTAATTTACCAGCAGTTCAGCCAGGTTCATCAATCATGCCAGGAAAAGTAAATCCAGTAATGGCTGAGGTAGTAAATCAAGTATCATTTCAAGTAATGGGTAATGATCAAACTATTACTTTAGCTTCGGAAGCAGGTCAATTGGAATTAAATGTAATGGGGCCAGTAATGGCTTTTAATTTATTGCAATCTACTGATATTCTTACAAATGCAAGTGAATTATTTGCAGAGAGATGTATTAAAGGAATTACAGTTAATAGGGAAAGGTGTGAGGAATTACTCCATCATAGCATTGGGATAATTACTGCTATTAATCCTCATATTGGATATGATAAAGCATCTCAGATAGCTAAAAAAGCTCTAAAAGAAGATCGTTCAGTTAAAGAAGTAGCTTTAGAAGAGGGAGTTTTAAGTGAAGAAGAAGCTTCTAATATATTAGATCCAATTGAAATGACTGAACCAGGAATTGCTGGTAAGGAGTCGCTAAAGAAGGAGGCGTAA